One window from the genome of Candidatus Omnitrophota bacterium encodes:
- a CDS encoding transposase, whose translation MARPLRMEAAGIPCHLMIRGNNRENVFIDTDCFNRYMEILKGYKERFGYKLYCYCLILNHIHLLMEASEKALVSKIMQCVNTSFTMYYNKKFGRTGHVFEGRYKSKIIKDDRYLLGVSRYIHRNPLKHGLCQDPRDYKYSSIKSYLPSSMDDGLVDATFILKMLNDDIDMAKKEYEALLMDCS comes from the coding sequence ATGGCCAGGCCACTTAGGATGGAAGCGGCAGGCATCCCCTGCCACCTGATGATTCGCGGCAATAATCGCGAAAATGTCTTTATTGATACAGATTGTTTTAATAGATATATGGAGATCTTAAAAGGCTATAAGGAAAGGTTTGGATATAAATTATATTGTTACTGCCTTATTCTTAACCACATACATCTCCTTATGGAAGCTTCCGAGAAAGCCCTCGTTTCAAAAATTATGCAATGTGTAAATACCAGCTTTACAATGTATTATAATAAAAAATTTGGCAGGACCGGCCATGTATTCGAAGGACGATATAAGTCAAAGATCATAAAAGATGATAGGTATCTTTTAGGGGTAAGCAGGTATATTCATAGGAATCCGCTAAAACACGGACTCTGTCAAGACCCCAGAGATTATAAATATTCTTCGATAAAAAGCTACTTACCAAGCAGCATGGACGATGGGTTGGTTGATGCCACTTTTATACTTAAGATGTTGAATGACGATATAGATATGGCAAAAAAAGAATATGAGGCACTACTAATGGACTGTAGTTAA
- a CDS encoding DUF1559 domain-containing protein, producing the protein MNRKAFTLIELLVVIVIVGVIMAILMPVLSRAREGARRVQCANNVRQMGIAWHLYLDDNGEAFPSRYNAYPGYTGVKYDMIRTFGGKTGSYSNVPASMRAINRYLDIKDDNSPNVQMFNCPSNRNYVFDTWGSQYAFNTDLCGIRVSQIRTPFSDLFLVRDWWPGSPHGKGRNKNGYLSPRTNVVFMDGHVEMRTLEDVESHP; encoded by the coding sequence TAGTTATTGTTGGGGTTATTATGGCTATACTCATGCCTGTTCTTAGCAGGGCACGGGAAGGTGCGCGGCGCGTACAGTGCGCAAATAATGTACGGCAGATGGGCATAGCCTGGCATCTGTATCTTGATGATAACGGAGAGGCATTTCCTTCCAGATATAACGCTTACCCCGGTTATACGGGTGTTAAATATGATATGATACGGACATTCGGCGGAAAAACCGGTTCATATTCCAACGTTCCGGCAAGTATGAGAGCTATCAACCGCTATCTGGATATTAAAGATGACAATAGCCCGAACGTTCAGATGTTCAATTGTCCCAGCAACAGGAATTATGTATTTGATACGTGGGGAAGCCAGTACGCATTTAATACTGATTTATGCGGTATAAGAGTTTCGCAGATAAGAACGCCGTTTTCAGATTTATTTTTAGTACGCGATTGGTGGCCAGGTTCTCCGCATGGAAAAGGGCGGAACAAAAATGGTTATTTATCACCCAGGACTAATGTAGTTTTCATGGATGGCCATGTTGAAATGCGGACTCTTGAAGACGTTGAAAGCCACCCATAG